A single Pseudoxanthomonas sp. DNA region contains:
- the glp gene encoding gephyrin-like molybdotransferase Glp translates to MTEYPTRVDFAAAAGIVRDVAANRMLKAERVPVTRAGGRILAEDIVSPIALPPFDNSRMDGFAFAHASLSVGGTTSLRLAGEQFAGRLRERHIGVGECVRITTGAPLPPGTDTVAIKEDCVEDAGIVRVPAGLSPGADVRRAGEDVPVGVRVLQEGQVLTPARVSLAAALGTASLAVTQRPTVAVFTTGDELVEPGLPLAPGQIYNSNLELLMALLRADGLEPTAWPSLPDDPERMATLLTDAAAAFDVVITCGGVSAGEKDHLPGLLATHGRIHVWKVRMKPGMPLLFGEMDRALFLGLPGNPVSVLATFLTLGRELLDGLQRRREPRPRWTAVLGAPWRKTHERLEFLRGRLTAMPDGRLQVMPNAADASHQLRAAADSDALIVLPEGPRVFEAGDVVDVIAC, encoded by the coding sequence GTGACGGAGTATCCGACCCGCGTCGATTTCGCCGCCGCCGCGGGGATCGTCCGCGACGTCGCCGCCAACCGCATGCTGAAGGCCGAGCGCGTACCCGTCACGCGTGCGGGCGGCCGCATCCTGGCCGAGGACATCGTCTCGCCGATCGCGCTGCCGCCATTCGACAACAGCCGCATGGATGGTTTCGCCTTTGCGCACGCCAGCCTGTCGGTCGGCGGCACCACGTCGCTGCGGCTGGCGGGCGAGCAGTTCGCGGGTCGCCTGAGGGAACGCCACATCGGCGTCGGCGAGTGCGTCCGCATCACGACCGGCGCGCCGTTGCCGCCCGGCACCGATACGGTTGCCATCAAGGAAGACTGTGTCGAGGACGCCGGCATCGTCCGCGTGCCGGCGGGCCTGTCGCCCGGCGCCGATGTGCGCCGGGCCGGCGAGGACGTACCTGTGGGCGTGCGCGTGCTGCAGGAAGGCCAGGTGCTGACGCCGGCCCGGGTCTCGCTCGCCGCCGCGCTCGGCACCGCATCGCTGGCCGTTACCCAGCGTCCGACCGTCGCGGTGTTCACCACCGGCGACGAACTGGTCGAGCCCGGCCTGCCGCTCGCACCCGGCCAGATCTACAACAGCAACCTCGAGCTGCTGATGGCCCTGCTCCGCGCCGACGGCCTGGAGCCGACAGCATGGCCCTCCTTGCCGGACGATCCGGAACGCATGGCCACCCTGCTGACCGATGCGGCGGCCGCCTTCGACGTGGTCATCACGTGCGGCGGCGTCTCGGCGGGCGAAAAGGACCATCTGCCCGGCCTGCTGGCCACGCATGGCCGCATCCATGTCTGGAAGGTGCGGATGAAGCCGGGCATGCCCTTGCTGTTCGGCGAGATGGACCGTGCGTTGTTCCTGGGCCTGCCCGGCAACCCGGTCTCGGTGCTGGCGACCTTCCTGACGCTCGGCCGCGAACTGCTCGACGGGTTGCAGCGCCGCCGCGAGCCGCGCCCGCGGTGGACCGCAGTGCTGGGCGCGCCCTGGCGCAAGACGCACGAACGCCTGGAGTTCCTGCGGGGCCGACTGACTGCCATGCCCGACGGCCGGCTGCAGGTGATGCCGAACGCCGCCGACGCCTCGCACCAGCTGCGCGCCGCCGCCGACAGCGATGCGCTGATCGTGCTGCCGGAAGGCCCGCGCGTGTTCGAAGCGGGCGATGTCGTCGACGTGATCGCCTGCTGA
- the moeB gene encoding molybdopterin-synthase adenylyltransferase MoeB, whose product MRDNRRMAIREIEPRDVAALLAQGSVFIDVREEHERASGQAEGARGIAKALLESDPAAHLPDRDASVVLICQKGGRSMEAARALEAAGYSRLASVAGGTSRWIEEHRPVVVPALSADARDFNERYSRHLLLPEVGVAGQQRLQRSRVLMIGAGGLGSPAAFYLAAAGVGHLRIADDDVVDRSNLQRQILHTEARIGEPKVASAQATLAALNPRTQVEALAERVTADNVERLLEDVDVVLDGADNFPARYLLNDACVKLAKPLVYGAVQRFEGQVSVFDAGRHRGRQPCYRCLFPEPPPPEFAPNCAEAGVLGVLPGVIGLLQATEVIKLLLGTGETLAGRLLHFDALAMRFRETRLRHDPDCPVCAAGRPFPGYIDYAAFCRPA is encoded by the coding sequence TTGCGCGATAATCGCCGCATGGCCATCCGCGAAATCGAACCCCGGGACGTTGCCGCGCTGCTCGCGCAGGGCAGCGTGTTCATCGACGTGCGCGAGGAGCATGAACGCGCCAGCGGACAGGCCGAGGGTGCGCGTGGCATCGCGAAGGCGTTGCTGGAGAGCGATCCCGCCGCGCACCTGCCGGATCGCGATGCCAGCGTCGTGCTGATCTGCCAGAAGGGCGGCCGCTCGATGGAAGCGGCGCGCGCACTCGAGGCAGCGGGCTATTCCCGTCTTGCGTCCGTCGCCGGCGGCACGTCGCGCTGGATCGAAGAGCATCGTCCGGTCGTCGTTCCGGCACTGTCCGCCGACGCTCGCGACTTCAACGAGCGCTACTCGCGCCACCTGCTGCTGCCCGAGGTCGGCGTCGCCGGGCAACAACGCCTGCAGCGATCGCGGGTGTTGATGATCGGCGCGGGTGGGCTGGGGTCGCCGGCGGCGTTCTACCTGGCGGCCGCCGGCGTGGGCCACCTGCGCATCGCGGATGATGACGTGGTGGACCGCAGCAACCTGCAGCGGCAGATCCTGCATACCGAAGCCCGCATCGGCGAGCCGAAGGTCGCATCGGCGCAGGCGACGCTGGCGGCGCTCAATCCGCGCACGCAGGTGGAGGCGCTGGCGGAACGCGTCACCGCGGACAACGTCGAGCGCCTGCTGGAGGACGTGGATGTGGTGCTGGATGGCGCCGACAACTTCCCGGCACGCTACCTGCTCAACGATGCCTGCGTGAAGTTGGCCAAGCCGTTGGTGTACGGCGCCGTCCAGCGCTTCGAGGGGCAGGTGAGCGTGTTCGATGCCGGGCGGCATCGCGGCCGGCAGCCGTGCTATCGCTGCCTGTTCCCGGAACCGCCGCCGCCGGAATTCGCACCCAACTGCGCCGAAGCGGGCGTGCTGGGCGTGTTGCCCGGTGTGATCGGCCTGCTGCAGGCGACCGAAGTGATCAAGCTGCTGCTCGGTACCGGCGAAACCCTCGCCGGCCGCCTGCTGCATTTCGACGCGCTGGCCATGCGCTTCCGCGAGACCCGCCTGCGCCACGATCCGGACTGCCCGGTCTGCGCGGCCGGGCGACCGTTCCCCGGCTACATCGACTACGCGGCCTTCTGCCGGCCCGCCTGA
- a CDS encoding AraC family transcriptional regulator has product MPPYAVLAQAHWPGVEFLVCREDIRQRTLWAIDQPRHTVIVHLSGTMRELDTEIDGAGATHAPPSPGDIWLVPATRRYASQARGQVITYAELRLSPLAEVETGHETRMPLEDLMPRLGHRDEFLHYSVARLGRLSQQCDDLSVMMADRLQRVLRQHLYDGYRLPVAARPAPASLSPQVARRLCEYIESALDQRITLAGLATLAGMSVHRLLIAFRRNFGTTPAQYILAQRLRRARWHLLNGNADIADIALDCGFASHSHLSAAFKRDTGITPRQFREGLRMRAFD; this is encoded by the coding sequence ATGCCGCCCTACGCGGTGCTGGCGCAGGCGCATTGGCCGGGCGTGGAGTTTCTGGTCTGCCGCGAAGACATCCGGCAGCGCACGCTGTGGGCCATCGACCAACCGCGCCATACGGTCATCGTCCACCTGAGCGGCACGATGCGCGAGCTGGATACCGAGATCGATGGCGCCGGGGCGACGCACGCGCCGCCTTCGCCCGGCGACATCTGGCTGGTGCCCGCCACGCGGCGCTATGCGAGCCAGGCGCGCGGACAGGTGATCACCTACGCCGAGTTGCGCCTCTCTCCCCTGGCCGAGGTGGAAACGGGACACGAGACACGGATGCCACTCGAGGACCTGATGCCGCGGCTGGGCCACCGCGACGAGTTCCTGCACTACAGCGTGGCGCGACTGGGCCGGCTGAGCCAGCAGTGCGACGACTTGTCGGTAATGATGGCCGACCGGTTGCAGCGGGTACTGCGCCAGCATCTGTACGACGGCTACCGGTTGCCGGTAGCGGCAAGGCCAGCGCCGGCTTCGTTGTCACCGCAGGTGGCGCGTCGCCTGTGCGAGTACATCGAAAGCGCGCTGGACCAGCGCATCACGCTCGCCGGGCTGGCCACGCTGGCCGGCATGAGCGTGCACCGGTTGCTGATCGCATTCCGCCGCAACTTCGGCACCACGCCGGCGCAGTACATCCTGGCGCAACGGCTGCGCCGTGCCCGCTGGCACCTGCTCAACGGCAACGCCGATATCGCCGACATCGCCCTGGATTGCGGCTTTGCGAGCCATAGCCATCTGAGTGCCGCGTTCAAGCGCGACACCGGCATCACGCCCCGCCAGTTCCGCGAGGGGCTGCGCATGCGCGCCTTCGACTGA
- a CDS encoding SDR family oxidoreductase, whose translation MIDHSIRGKVALIAGGAKNLGGLIARDLAGQGARAVAIHYNSAASRADAEATVAAVRAAGAKAVALQGDLTRADAMERLFADAIAAVGRPDIAINTVGKVLKKPIAEISEAEYDDMSAVNAKTAFFFLKEAGKHVNDNGKVVTLVTSLLGAFTPFYASYAGTKAPVEHFTRAAAKEFGARGISVTAVGPGPMDTPFFYPAEGADAVAYHKTAAALSPHSKTGLTDIEDVVPFIRHLVSDGWWITGQTILINGGYTTK comes from the coding sequence ATGATCGATCATTCCATCCGCGGCAAGGTCGCCCTGATCGCCGGCGGCGCCAAGAACCTGGGCGGCCTGATCGCCCGCGACCTGGCCGGGCAGGGCGCCCGCGCCGTCGCCATCCACTACAACAGCGCGGCCAGCAGGGCCGACGCCGAGGCGACGGTCGCCGCCGTCCGGGCCGCCGGTGCGAAGGCGGTCGCCCTGCAGGGCGACCTGACCCGTGCCGATGCGATGGAGCGCCTGTTCGCCGACGCGATCGCCGCCGTCGGTCGTCCCGATATCGCCATCAACACGGTCGGCAAGGTGCTGAAGAAGCCGATCGCGGAGATCTCCGAAGCCGAGTACGACGACATGTCGGCGGTGAACGCCAAGACCGCGTTCTTCTTCCTCAAGGAGGCGGGCAAGCACGTCAACGACAACGGCAAGGTGGTCACGCTGGTCACCTCGCTGCTGGGCGCGTTCACACCGTTCTATGCGTCGTACGCCGGCACCAAGGCGCCGGTGGAGCACTTCACCCGCGCCGCCGCCAAGGAGTTCGGTGCACGCGGCATCTCGGTGACCGCCGTCGGCCCGGGCCCGATGGACACGCCCTTCTTCTATCCTGCCGAAGGGGCGGACGCCGTGGCGTACCACAAGACCGCGGCGGCGCTGTCGCCCCACAGCAAGACCGGCCTGACCGACATCGAGGACGTGGTGCCATTCATCCGCCACCTGGTCAGCGATGGCTGGTGGATCACCGGCCAGACCATCCTCATCAATGGCGGCTACACCACGAAATAG
- a CDS encoding monovalent cation:proton antiporter-2 (CPA2) family protein produces MSAESGASQLVSVVTLLGAAVVAVPIFRRLGLGSVLGYLAAGLAIGPFGLKWFTDPQSILHVAELGVVMFLFVIGLEMRPSHLWSLRRQIFGLGALQIAVCTLLLTGVGLLFGYPLPVSFIGGMGFVLTSTAVVMQLLAERGDVALPNGQKVVSILLFEDLLIVPLLVLVAFMSPQVVQPEEGSRWVSIGIAAASLGGLIAAGIWLLNPFFRILAAAKAREVMTAAALLVVLGAALLMQLGGLSMAMGAFLAGVLLSESTFRHQIEADIEPFRGILLGLFFLGVGMALDLGVVAENWPLIVGAVLAMMVVKALCIYAVARVTRSAHAEALDRAVLMAQGGEFAFVLFAAAASAGIIDATVNANLTAIVVLSMALTPLFVLVLRRFTHPDTPSMEGIEEAQGLSGSVLIIGFGRFGQVMSQSLLARDVDVTIIDTDIEMIRSAEEFGFKIYYGDGTRLDVLRACGAQTAQSIAICIDDKEAASRIVELVKHEFPQAQVLVRSFDREHSLALIGAGVDYQIRETFESAVEFGKAALMSVGIAREDADAIALEIRRRDAERLELEIAGGDLRSGIPALYGNAKHTKPTPTPFTKPKREAKALNEEAAEIIGEEEEE; encoded by the coding sequence ATGAGTGCAGAATCCGGTGCCAGCCAACTGGTCAGTGTCGTCACCCTGCTGGGCGCCGCCGTCGTCGCCGTTCCCATCTTCCGGCGTCTCGGCCTGGGGTCGGTGCTGGGCTACCTGGCCGCAGGCCTGGCCATCGGCCCGTTCGGGTTGAAGTGGTTCACCGATCCGCAATCGATCCTGCATGTCGCCGAACTCGGCGTGGTGATGTTCCTGTTCGTGATCGGCCTGGAGATGCGGCCCAGCCACCTGTGGAGCCTGCGCAGGCAGATCTTCGGGCTGGGCGCGCTGCAGATCGCCGTCTGCACGCTGCTGCTGACCGGGGTGGGCCTGCTGTTCGGCTATCCGCTGCCGGTGTCGTTCATCGGCGGCATGGGCTTCGTGCTGACGTCGACCGCCGTGGTGATGCAGCTGCTCGCCGAACGCGGCGACGTGGCGCTGCCGAACGGGCAGAAGGTGGTCTCGATCCTGCTGTTCGAGGATCTGCTGATCGTCCCCCTGCTGGTGCTCGTCGCTTTCATGTCGCCGCAGGTGGTACAGCCGGAGGAGGGATCGCGCTGGGTGTCCATCGGCATCGCGGCGGCTTCGCTGGGTGGCCTGATCGCGGCCGGCATCTGGCTGCTCAATCCGTTCTTCCGCATTCTCGCCGCCGCCAAGGCGCGCGAGGTGATGACGGCGGCCGCCCTGCTGGTCGTGCTGGGGGCGGCGCTGCTGATGCAGCTGGGTGGCCTGTCGATGGCGATGGGCGCGTTCCTCGCTGGCGTGCTGCTGTCGGAGTCGACCTTCCGCCATCAGATCGAGGCCGACATCGAGCCGTTCCGCGGCATCCTGCTGGGCCTGTTCTTCCTCGGCGTCGGCATGGCGCTGGATCTGGGCGTGGTGGCCGAGAACTGGCCGCTCATCGTCGGTGCCGTGCTCGCGATGATGGTGGTCAAGGCCCTGTGCATCTACGCGGTCGCGCGCGTCACGCGCAGCGCGCACGCCGAGGCGCTCGACCGCGCGGTGCTGATGGCGCAGGGCGGCGAGTTCGCGTTCGTGCTGTTCGCCGCGGCGGCATCGGCGGGCATCATCGACGCCACGGTCAACGCCAACCTGACCGCCATCGTCGTGCTGTCGATGGCGCTCACCCCGCTCTTCGTGCTGGTGCTGCGCCGCTTCACCCATCCGGACACGCCTTCGATGGAGGGCATCGAGGAAGCGCAGGGCCTCAGCGGCAGCGTGCTGATCATCGGCTTCGGCCGCTTCGGCCAGGTGATGAGCCAGTCGCTGCTGGCGCGCGACGTGGACGTGACCATCATCGACACCGACATCGAGATGATCCGCAGCGCCGAGGAGTTCGGTTTCAAGATCTACTACGGCGACGGCACGCGGCTGGACGTGCTGCGGGCCTGCGGCGCGCAGACCGCGCAGTCCATCGCCATCTGCATCGACGACAAGGAGGCCGCGAGCCGCATCGTGGAACTGGTCAAGCACGAGTTCCCGCAGGCCCAGGTGCTGGTGCGCTCCTTCGACCGCGAGCATTCGCTGGCGCTGATCGGCGCAGGCGTCGACTACCAGATCCGCGAGACGTTCGAGTCCGCGGTGGAGTTCGGCAAGGCGGCGCTGATGAGCGTCGGCATCGCGCGCGAGGATGCCGATGCCATCGCCCTGGAGATCCGCCGGCGCGACGCCGAGCGCCTAGAGCTGGAGATCGCCGGTGGCGACCTGCGCTCCGGCATCCCGGCGCTGTATGGCAATGCGAAGCACACCAAACCCACGCCGACCCCGTTCACCAAGCCCAAGCGCGAAGCGAAGGCGCTCAACGAGGAAGCCGCGGAGATCATCGGCGAGGAAGAAGAGGAGTAG
- a CDS encoding alpha/beta hydrolase, whose amino-acid sequence MAERRARRVMAWLLGLAIVAYLAVCALLYAQQRRLIYFPQFTRVAADQTDIAITRPDAVLRGWVVTPGRRDAVIYFGGNAEAVDASRGAFAEWLPDRTVYLVAHRGYGASDGEPSEAALLADALAVYDDIVHRHPEGDVAVIGRSLGSGVATHVASERPIRHLVLVTPFDSLAAVAQSHYPAFPVGLLLKDRYDSAARLPRHDGRLLVLRAGRDNVVPPPHTDRLLASFKGPAQVVDFPRASHDDLSSDPGYWPALRTFLQRPGD is encoded by the coding sequence ATGGCTGAGCGTCGCGCGCGTCGCGTGATGGCGTGGCTCCTGGGGCTGGCGATCGTCGCCTACCTTGCAGTGTGCGCCCTGCTCTACGCGCAGCAGCGCCGCCTGATCTATTTCCCGCAGTTCACGCGGGTCGCCGCGGACCAGACCGATATCGCGATCACCCGACCCGATGCCGTCCTGCGTGGCTGGGTCGTCACCCCCGGCCGCCGCGATGCGGTGATCTACTTCGGTGGCAATGCCGAGGCGGTGGACGCCAGCCGCGGTGCGTTCGCGGAGTGGCTGCCCGACCGCACGGTCTATCTGGTGGCGCATCGCGGGTACGGCGCCAGTGATGGTGAACCCTCGGAAGCCGCCCTGCTGGCCGATGCGCTTGCGGTGTACGACGACATCGTGCATCGCCATCCGGAGGGCGACGTGGCCGTGATCGGCCGCAGCCTGGGAAGCGGGGTGGCGACCCACGTGGCGTCGGAGCGCCCGATCAGGCACCTGGTCCTGGTGACGCCGTTCGACAGCCTGGCCGCCGTCGCGCAATCCCACTATCCGGCATTCCCCGTGGGCCTGCTGCTGAAGGACCGCTACGATTCCGCGGCAAGGCTGCCGCGCCACGACGGGCGACTGCTGGTATTGAGAGCGGGCCGGGATAACGTCGTGCCGCCGCCGCACACCGACCGGCTGCTGGCATCGTTCAAGGGGCCGGCACAGGTCGTGGATTTTCCACGCGCCAGTCACGACGACCTGTCATCGGATCCCGGCTACTGGCCGGCGCTCCGGACGTTCCTCCAGCGCCCCGGCGACTAG
- a CDS encoding DUF1244 domain-containing protein has protein sequence MTDTTALDAAAFRRLLQHLNQDRPDVQNIDLMTLAGFCRNCLADWYREAAQQAGIAMDKEQARERVYGMPFADWKARHQREATPEQLAAFKAAQERHG, from the coding sequence CGCCCTCGACGCCGCCGCCTTCCGACGCCTGCTGCAGCATCTCAACCAGGATCGTCCCGACGTGCAGAACATCGACCTGATGACCCTCGCCGGCTTCTGCCGCAACTGCCTGGCGGACTGGTACCGCGAGGCCGCGCAGCAGGCGGGCATCGCGATGGACAAGGAGCAGGCGCGCGAGCGCGTCTACGGCATGCCGTTCGCCGACTGGAAGGCACGACACCAGCGCGAGGCCACGCCGGAGCAGTTGGCCGCCTTCAAGGCCGCGCAGGAACGGCATGGCTGA